TGTGCCCAGAGTATGGGGACCAGCTGTACTGGGTCTGCTGAAGGTAGAGGACAGCCAGGTGGGCCAAGCTGTCCTCTACCTTCAGGGGTTGTAAACCACTTGCTGAAGGGGACCTGCTACCTGAATGCTGGAAGAGATGCTAAAAGTGGGAGATGCCCTTTGAGTTCCCTGAGGGTTGGAGGGAAGAGCAATCAAGGGAAATGCTGAGAAGACTCTTCAAATGGGCAAGCTCTTAGCTCTGCATTGCACAGATGAGTGACAGGCCAGCTTGTCTGGATGGAGGCTTGGGAAGAATGTGCTGGGACTAGCTTAGGGGCTGATATCATACCAGGGAGATGGACAGGGTACAAAACTTCCTTCAAATCAAAGAACAGGGGTGTAAACGAAAAGAAATATGAGTGCCTTAAATCTGATCTTGAGAAGTTGGCAGATGCCCTTGTTAGTGAGACAGGAGGAGCTGATTCCAGACAGGAACTGTCTAGCTGAAGAGTCTGGAAGGAAGGATTGACTCATCATAGTTGGcatctggatgtggcacttggggatatGGTTTAGGAATGATAATAGTGCTGAtgggttgatggttggactagatcttgaaggtctcttccaaccttgatgCTTCTGTGATCCTTCCTGAACCTGGAAAGGGATTGAACCCCTTTGGTGACAGGGTTATATGGAGAGATCCTTGTTTTAAGGAGCACAATCCTGCACCCTTGTGCCTCAAGTTTCACTGTTCCCTACTTGAATCTGAGTAATAGCCCTCTCAGGATTTGAGAGGAGTTGAGTTTCTAATCAGTGAGGTCTTAAGAACTAGACAGAAGGATGTTCCCAGCTTAACATGCAGGGTAGTGGGGAAACTGATGACAAGTGGGAATGTTAGCCCAGTTAGTAGCAAGTGTGAGGATTCCTGTGTCTGCTTCTACCCTGTTGATTTGTTGGCCTAGAGAAGCAGCTCAGGTTTCAATCTTTGGCTGCCTTGTAAGATAGAAGTCTGCTGGGAGAGAGTGGGATGGGTCCTAAACTTTCTTTGCCCAGAAGAgatggcagaggcagcagttcCTCTGAGATCTTTAGATCTTGTTGGTggaaaggcagcacagctgcaccaTGCAGGGCTTTCCCCCACGGGAGCCAATGAATCTGTGGCAGAGCACTCTAAGGAAAGGTTGATTGTGTGACTTCAAAGGAGAGCTGACAGGCTGGGAGCATTTCTGGTCCTGTGGGATGAACCTCAGGCTGTTTTTTcgtggttttgttttttgctgtgCCCATCTGCCTGCcagttcctgctctgctccaggtggAAGGAAGAGCATGGAAGAGAGAAGGTGTAAAGGACTTGAGAATATCTTAGAATGTCTTTAGGCAAGGGAGATGGCAGATTAGATTACTGATCCTTGAAAATAACATCATATCTGGCAGGGCCTTGTTTTAAAGGGCAAAACCCTTACTTTTCACCCACATCATGTCCAGGCAGAGGGGGTTCTTGGTGCAAACCCTGAGttatccctgcagcagcagaagcagcagagccctgggagcttTACTATCTGTCTGAAGACAGTCCCACCCAAACCTCCTCAATCCCATGGCCTGTGGATGTTCCTGCCATCCATCCAGCAAGGCAGTGATCATGTCTGCAGACACTGGGATGTTACCTGTTGGGAAGGCCTTTGGGAAGACCAGTGCCAGGCAGTGGAGGAgagatgggtttttttggtcagtGTTGCCGCTGATTGCTCTTGCCGGCCTCCTTGGCCTATGAGGAAGCATCAGCAGCAGGCTGTTGGGAAGCAAAAGTCTTTTAATTCTCAGGGTCTTTGGGTAGGGTGTCAGTTGCGGGGTGCTCTCTAGTGAgacacagcagcaaagcaacATTActtctgcctgccctgggcagtgaaTCCCAGTGGGCTCTTTGCAGACAGAACTGGGGGCCAGTCTCCACACCATGGCTCTGAAGGTCAGCAGCTGGGTAACACTCATCTTTGGGCAACatctgggaagagctgctgacACCTTAAAGGGAATGAGTTGTGGGTTAGGAAAGCTGCTTGCCAGCTGAACAGGAGGATCTTTACACCTCCTGCTTGGGGTGGATGGAACAGTGTGGTTTCTGCtgaggagggctgggcaggagtaGCATGGGCAGTCCTGATTGCCAGGGAATACCCAGGGCAGTGGGTGTGTATGCTGACATGGCCTCTCTGCCTGGGAGCTTGCACCCACTCTGGCAGCAGCGAGCAAGGGATatgtggagtttttttgtgCAGATCTCTGTAAGGCATCCAGACAGCTGCTGCCCACTGTGCTTAGTGGAGCATGTGCtttggcaggcaggagaggagacagGAGCCTTGGGAATTTCAGACAGTCATTTATTTAATAACCATAGACAGAGCAGGAGGTTGATTTCTGGCTGTGAAGGGATCgtcttccttcccttctcagTGAGAATGTGCTGTGCTTGGCTTGGGGAGAAAGGGAGTTAATTGGGATGCAGACTCCTGAAACAGAACTCCGTGGGTATGAGCAGTTTCTCAAGAAAGATGAAGGTTGATATATGCTTGCTGGATTTGTGCCTGCCACCCTGAACTAAACATATCTGATCTTACAGATACGTTCCTTTCCCTGGGTCCCCAGCTCCTTGTTAGCTTCCAGAAGAAACCCCAGCCTGCTCTGACCTTACATTTGTGAGCTGCATCTCCTTCAGCATCTGTGTTTGTCTAGCAACAACACTTCCATTCGTGGTCAGAGCCACAGAACAACAGGGGCTGTAGTTGGAGGGAGGGGAGTTAGATTCAGCTGCTGTAACAAAGCAAAACTAATGCAGATGTTTGTGGGATGACTTTTCTGCTCTGAAGTGCTGTACAaactaaaattctgcatttcaaataTGCCCAGGTTGATTCAGGGTTTGGTGGTATTACTTGGCTGTGCCAGGAAGGAGGAATTGGTTTTCTGTCCTTTAGTTTCTCTCCTGTAGTATTTCTCTTTTAGCTTGTGGCTGACTGCTGCTACCACCCCAATACCTTTCTCAATCTCATTTGAAATGAATCTCTGGGTTCTAGCTAATTCCTAACATTCATAACCTCAACTTTAGGATGCCAAGTGTTCAAACTGTTATTATTGTCTGTGAAAGTGCGTATGGACAGGCAGATGTGGGGAAAACAAAGATGGAAATTATCCCTTGGGAATATGGGTTtactgggatgggatgggtaGATGGAGAAGTGCACATATTGGATGGGATGGTTCTTTGCTGTGGCAAGCTACCTGCTCTTGGAGGGTCTCTGCCATTTGACCCCCACCAGTGGTTGGACACATGAGATATTCTTTGCCGTTTAGAGTTCTTAATTCAGATGTAACATGAAGTCGTTTGGATCTCTTTTTAGATTATACCTTTCCTGCTTCATCTCAGAAGGCACTGCTGAAACGAAATGGGACACAAGTAGACAACTGGGAAATGGCCACTGTCCAGCCACCAGCAGAATTTGTGGAGCCTGACTTACACACTCCTTTCTCCACActagaggaagaggaggggctgctgcctATAGACCACTCAAGAGGAGGAATGGAGAGCCTCCAGACCTCTGGACCAGAGGTTACATCTTCTGAACCAGTGGACCAAGAGGACTCTTTCTCCCTTCTGTTTtccacagcctctgccaggccAGGTGTTGTGACTGAGGCAGCCATAGGAGGACAAGAAGAGGACTCTGTTTCTCCAGGCTTAGACCTTGGGAGCAGCATGGGACCAGGTCTAAGCCTACCTGTGCCCTCTACTTTTTCTACTACAGTTGCTGCAAGATCTCCCATTGATTCAGAAGAACTCTTTGAGGTGACAACTGGAGACACTTGGGCTGTTGGGGGAGCAGATTCAGAGCTGGCTGTGGCTAcaacaggagcagagcctgcagagaccACAGTGGAGGCTGGTGGGGAAGAGCATTCAGCCAGGGAGGAGGTGTCAGAGCCCACAATGGGACGGGAGATGCTGGAGCCCACGAGACTGACCGAAATGGAGCAGACAGTGGAAATGCCTGTGGGGACAACCTCTCCTGcaagcagctccccaggcaccCAGACTCTTCCTGGTAGTGAGCAGCAGCCCtcttctgtgtctctgtggGACAGAGCTGATGAGCCTGAGCTAGATCCCCTTTGGAATGACACCGAGTCAGCCACtgagactgcagcagcagagaggagctcatCACCCCAGGCTGGGGACGCCCGCATGGCCATGCTGCCCACGGAGCTGCCCTGGGACTCTGCACAGGTtgcactgggagcaggggctgggctgggaggttGCAGTGGGGATATTTGCCTACTTCACTCCTGGGGAGTGTTTAAGCCTGTCCCTAAGTCTGACTGCTGGAAGCATGTTTTTCTGTTCACCCAatcaaagctgaattttcaggGAGGGTTATTCACAGCAGTTCTTAAGAGTATCCATCGTCCTTGGTGAAAGCCCTGGCCCCTCACATCTTCCTAGCTGCACAAAATCCTGCTTCTGATAAACAGAAGCTGAACACCTTTCTTCTGGGGCATGCACAGCAGAGAAAGCTCCTTGTTTCCCCAGCCTGCATTATTGGAAGTGTCAGGACAAACATGGCCCCAAGGATTTCTGGAAGGGGAGTGAGAAGAAAGTGCTATTTTTGCTaatgctgcctgcagggaccaGATGTAGAGCGGGTGGAGCAGCGTACAGTTATATGTGAGGATGTTGGTCTAGGAGAGCCTGTAGGAGAGGAGGGGTGAACTGCAGTTCCTGAATCCAGCAAACTGACAGCTGGTTAAGAGAAGATATGTAGCAGGAGCTGACTGGTGAGAAAGTACCAagcaaagcttttaattttgctttctgcccCATGGTACTCAGGAGCCCGAGCAAGTGACTTAGTCCCTCTGTACATCCTATCCTGCCTGCAAAGTGCTGCTCTCTCTCACCAGTTTGTTTAAGGACCACAGAGGCTCTTGGTTAGGTTTTGTGTTAAGTGCTGATAAGGCTGCAGGCTAGAGAGTTTTCCACTGAGAAACTGTGTCCTCCTTAAGTCTAGATAGAAGTGGAAGGTCAAGCTGAGCTGTGGCAAGCTGGCAGAGTAGCTTTGTCCCTGTTCTATGTTAGCACTGAAATGGTGATTGCTCCTTAAAACAGAGTTAAAGGACGGTCACATCCTTTGAGAAGTGCTTCTGGGAGTATGGCacagtgccctgctcctgtcacTTGTGTACCctgtgctttcagcagcagagtTACATTCACACCTGAACCCAGCTGTCTTTGTCTTGTCTCTCCAGGTGATCTGTAAAGACTGGAGCAACCTTGCAGGAAAGAACTATATCATCCTGAATATGTCGGATAACATTGACTGTGTAAGTCAGTCCAGAGAGATTTCATGGCACGGGGGCAAAGGTGTATGGGAAAGTgaaggcaggcacagctcctcctgtcTGCTTTCaccacaaaacattttaaaaacactaaaTTTCAACATATAGAGGCTGTGAAGAGAAGGGGaggacagaaatatttctgttctccaaaagggaaaaagagtGGGTGGAGGGAGATGATTTTGCTCCAAGTCTAGCACATGTCAGTTCCATATTGGATTTTTTACTAACTTCTGGCTGCTAGTCTGTGCCAGTCAGTACCTGGATTGTCATGAGACATGAGAGCTTTTAACATTGCGCCTCTTACAGGACTGAATGAagttctcttccttttccttccattccttccagCATATAATAACAATCCTCTGATGGCTCAGAGGAACAGGGACTCCCATTTGGATTGTGCATGGATAAGTATCAAGCAGTTATCACTAAATCTTCCTTAAGGgtctcttctcctcttccctaTTATCTTGTGTGTTAGCTGTGTCTGTTAACCAGCCATGCTCTGCTAATCCAGTGCCTGTACATCCATCCTCATAAAGCTGCAGTTAATTCATGAGCCCAGAGCCTGTTGTGGATCCCTGACAAAAGGGCTTGTTCTCTTCTGCTGGGCCTTTTATCAGGCACTTAAAAACCAGTTGTGAAAGGCCTGGGGTCAAGGTGCCTTTCATAATTCTAAGAAATTATTATAAGCCTGACAACCTGagactaaaatatttcattgagGAATTGTGTTCTGGCCTCGTGCATCTGCACTCCGGCTTTGtggagctcctgctgtgggcagagccagctggtTCTGTTACTGCAGGGTTGCTCTCTGGCACTGACCTCTTGCCACAACTGGTGAGttcttggttgttttgttttgcctttttttggaaGTGACCTTTTTGGGGacaggaaaaatggggaaatttCTATACACAGTAAGGCATGCCAACTGCTCTAAGAATAGGTGAAAAGTCAGTCTTTTTCCTCCTAATTTAGGGAAACCAGTGCGGAGGGCTTTAAGGATCTCTGCTACAGTTCACAATTGTAATGCAGAAAAGGAGTCCTTGAAAACCAGAGttctcctgccctgtttcctTCACGTCCCCATCACTCTCTCTCCCATCTCTGTGGACTTTAAATACTAGTTAATTTTGTAATATGTAGTAAGTTCCTttctgtggtcacttgtgtTGTTTAAACCTCTGTAAGAGGAAGAACTGAAAAGCAGATGTGCAGATGTCTCTTGATCAAATTATGTCTTTGCTGTTGAATCCTCAGTTCTGCCTTGCTGGAGGAACACGGTGCCCTGGGATAGGCAGGACTGAACTGTTTTTCTACTTGATTTCATGCTTCAAAACATATTTCCCAGTGAATGATTTGTGCTGTACTACCCCTTATTCGAAGGGACATTTGTCGACATACATATTTAACCATGAGCATCTCCTCATTCCCTGCCTCCCATTACCACTTTGCATGAGTGAAGCTGGAATCAACCTCTTCATCTTTCCACTGGTGTTGATGCAATTTGTTTCATACCATTGGTAATTTGCTCAGTTTGGGTGCCTCACCTACTGTCTGCCTGtcccttttgttttttggtgtcTGTATCGGAATTCTGTGGTCTTTGGTTTTCCAGGGTTTTGAGGGAGAACCTGTGTTACAAGTGCTGTAGTTTAAATTAGTATGAGTGGGTATTCCTCACATATTTCAATGTTTTGGTGCCATGATCTGGTGCGTATTGAGTCCCACTGAAAAGCTGAGGGACAAGGAGGGTGCTTAGCTCCTTCCAGAAGGTTGTGCTTTGAGCTTCAATACACTTCATGGCACCAGGCTTTTACCTGCTGCAGGGATCATGTCTGGGTTAAGCTGGAAGCTTGTTTGTCTTCCCAGTGTGCTCCAGGCAAGCAAATCACTTCAGTCTCTCCCTGGGCAAATCTCCTGCTCAACATACCTGGAAAGTTTGCCCAAGTGAGGACTGCAGGATCTGACCCAGCAGTGGTACCTGGCTATGCACTGGGAGGTGACCTCCACCTTGGCACAGGTGCATTCAAGCtccttctctgctccctcctctccaccATGGAGAATTGATCAGTGCTCTGCATCCTCTGCTTTCCCTATCACCAGGAACATCTGGCTTctgtcctcctgctcctggctcagctgctccccttTCCTCTGCATCCCCCAAAAAAGAGCCTCAGACTGGCAGTGGGACCATGAGCTAGAGCTGAGCATCATGGTGCTGCATCACAGTGCTGTTTCCTcatgcagctcctcctgcctccccataCCAAAACTCATCATTTCATGAGAggaggcactgccaggctctTGTGATTCAGGCTCCAGTCATCGATGTCTTCTCCAATTAGGCCATTTTTGGCACAGgcctgtgcctgccctgagTGCTTCAAATTGCCATGGCAACAAGAACTCTCCATTTTATTAATCATCTGTGTGGCCTTCAGGTTGGCATGGCAACTGGAGATGAGAATAGAAACACAGGAGTGAGAAAGCAGCAAAGGCGCCTGCTGAGGGATGGCTGGAGCACGtcaggctgagcagcacctgctgaCCCAGcgctggctgtgggcaggagccTGGCTTCTTCCTTCTCACCTTACACCATCATGTTGCTTCAGGATCCCTGCGTGCCAGGAGAGCTTGGTGTGGGGCACatggcagccacaggagctgaggaggaagGCTGGTGAATCAGCAGGTGTTTGTGGCTCCAGCCTGGGGCgctgtgcagcagagcattGTACCAGGTTTAACACTGCTGGCTTTTGGGCACATGTGAGgtctctgctgtgccagccctgcagtgctacAGCTGCCTTGTCTCCACCATGCACTCACCAAGATTCCTTTCCTGTGGCAGGAGGAATTTCGGTTGGAGAGGGGTCCCCAGCTGTTGGCACTGGTGGAGGATGCCttctccaggcaggcagaggggctgcaggaccgCTGGCTCATCTCTCTGAGCAAACCCAATGAGAATGACAAGCACTTGCTAATGACGCTGGCAGGGGAACAGGGTAAGTGCTGGCAGAAAGAGCCTTCTGTGATGGGGAGTATATTTAAATGGAGGTACACAGCCATTTTGGAAGGAGCTTTTGCTTTCCAATCCATTTCAATCCCACCAGTTCTCAGTGGTCACTGGACttgagggatggggagggactGAGAACATCTTTCTTCACATCTGGCTTCCGGGTTGTCCCTCACTGCTTGCACAAAGGACTGCACTTTGCACTTCTGCACATTGCCTTCAGCTTCGCTGCCTCCCTGGATTGCCTTTCCCTGAGCATCTGTCAGGTTTCTCCTTATGTACTCCCCATCATGGAAGGATATGACAGCCTGCTCTTGGTTCACTTCCTAACCTATCAATTCTGAAGTCCTGTCTGAACTAGGATGGTCCTCATAGTGCCCTCCTTCATccccaaagaaacaaatacTGACAGTGAACGTGG
The window above is part of the Serinus canaria isolate serCan28SL12 chromosome 12, serCan2020, whole genome shotgun sequence genome. Proteins encoded here:
- the PODXL2 gene encoding podocalyxin-like protein 2 gives rise to the protein MQPLHRAPALLLLLAAGTLCLCLASSEDPTADGLTSTSLLEFAMMSHLEAMNSHEQTRAEAAEPDLAPGSLHAAPGSGFASEENEESKILQPPQYFWEDGGELNDSSLDLGPATDYTFPASSQKALLKRNGTQVDNWEMATVQPPAEFVEPDLHTPFSTLEEEEGLLPIDHSRGGMESLQTSGPEVTSSEPVDQEDSFSLLFSTASARPGVVTEAAIGGQEEDSVSPGLDLGSSMGPGLSLPVPSTFSTTVAARSPIDSEELFEVTTGDTWAVGGADSELAVATTGAEPAETTVEAGGEEHSAREEVSEPTMGREMLEPTRLTEMEQTVEMPVGTTSPASSSPGTQTLPGSEQQPSSVSLWDRADEPELDPLWNDTESATETAAAERSSSPQAGDARMAMLPTELPWDSAQVICKDWSNLAGKNYIILNMSDNIDCEEFRLERGPQLLALVEDAFSRQAEGLQDRWLISLSKPNENDKHLLMTLAGEQGVIPTKDVLMALGDVKRSLAEIGIQNYSTTTSCQSHPNQTRSDYGKLFVVLVIIGSICAIIIVLGLIYNCWQRRLPKMKNMSHGEELRFVENGCHDNPTLDVASDSQSEMQEKKPSVNGGNTINGPDSWDVLINKQASEDVDVFEEDTHL